In one Perca fluviatilis chromosome 7, GENO_Pfluv_1.0, whole genome shotgun sequence genomic region, the following are encoded:
- the LOC120562445 gene encoding homeodomain-interacting protein kinase 2-like — translation MFVDGVNKPFKIKIIDFGLARYVSQIESGSYMQPRYYRSPEAILGFPFTTAIDMWSLGCVAAELFLGYVLYPGDCDYDMLQHMVQTQGQLPHELLNNGIKTWCFFRRNRGRRRSWRLKTPFEYGQVTRSESHFNSLNDLKKIRPACHLSNEDTMAESKDQENFVDLLKKMLHLDIGQRITPGQLLEDPFITMCDLANRYPNSFYVKLGCEMMEVCLDQSMSPHDMDQQPWLNLQASTSTASLDQHNLPGQVTPVWNRRQEHPFVLRIASAVSSSLSIQDQSLLQPQQLSFSAEEEMTAPEPSLPSTSEVQIYMGEVSPVRKMKSDSFEALQSGDISLESALTESKRIKTDFIETQAEVPAEASSSTAKAKPQRKRTWDTVVASNSGLRAPDKDSPQRKKMKMNLLNDSKEAPIITLSSEAKIKPQRKRTRATFVASHSGLRAPDRNSPERKKMKIREDPIETLFSEAKIKPQIKRLWDTFVASNSGYRSGSPERKRRTMSLNEISATTVTRLYPARPEVQRVTKTPGHGCELSSAGAQRSKSDEGPRNTVEDSRARETRFEDSSSTAQGDIRTSGGL, via the exons ATGTTCGTGGACGGTGTAAACAAGCCATTCAAGATTAAGATTATTGACTTTGGCTTGGCCCGTTATGTCTCTCAGATCGAATCGGGCTCATACATGCAGCCACGCTATTACAG GTCTCCAGAGGCCATTCTGGGATTTCCCTTCACAACAGCCATTGACATGTGGTCTTTGGGCTGCGTTGCTGCGGAGCTGTTCCTGGGCTATGTGCTGTACCCCGGCGACTGCGACTACGACATG CTCCAGCATATGGTGCAGACTCAGGGTCAGCTACCGCACGAACTTCTCAACAACGGCATCAAAACCTGGTGCTTTTTCCGCAGAAACCGGGGCCGTAGACGTAGCTGGAGATTAAAG ACGCCATTTGAATACGGACAAGTCACCCGCAGCGAGAGCCATTTCAACTCCCTGAATGACCTGAAGAAG ATAAGACCAGCCTGCCATCTCTCAAACGAGGACACCATGGCAGAAAGCAAAGACCAGGAGAACTTTGTGGATTTGCTCAAGAAGATGCTTCATCTGGACATCGGTCAACGGATAACACCCGGCCAACTTCTGGAGGATCCATTCATCACCATGTGCGACCTGGCTAACAGATACCCCAACAGCTTTTA CGTGAAAttaggctgtgaaatgatggaAGTCTGTCTGGATCAGAGTATGAGCCCTCATGACATGGATCAGCAGCCGTGGCTGAACCTGCAGGCCTCCACCAGCACCGCCAGCCTGGACCAGCACAACCTCCCCGGCCAGGTCACTCCTGTCTGGAACCGTCGCCAAGAGCATCCCTTCGTACTGAGGATAGCATCGGCCGTCTCCAGCAGCCTCTCCATCCAGGACCAGAGTCTATTGCAACCACAGCAACTCAGCTTCTCTGCTGAGGAGGAAATGACAGCGCCAGAGCCGTCGCTGCCCTCCACCTCTGAGGTTCAAATCTACATGGGCGAAGTTAGTCCTGTGAGGAAAATGAAGAGCGACTCTTTTGAAGCCTTACAGAGTGGTGACAT AAGCCTGGAAAGTGCCctgacagagagcaagaggatAAAGACAGATTTCATAGAGACCCAAGCAG aggttCCAGCTGAGGCTTCATCCAGCACAGCCAAAGCTAAGCCTCAGAGGAAAAGGACATGGGACACTGTTGTAGCCTCAAACAGTGGGTTAAG AGCTCCAGACAAGGACTCGCCACAGAGaaagaagatgaagatgaaCCTGCTAAATGACTCAAAAGAGGCTCCAATTATAACTTTGTCCAGTGAGGCCAAAATTAAACCGCAAAGGAAAAGGACACGGGCCACTTTTGTAGCCTCACACAGTGGGTTAAG AGCTCCAGACAGAAACTCGCCAGAAAGGAAGAAGATGAAGATTAGAGAGGATCCAATTGAAACTCTGTTCAGTGAGGCCAAAATTAAACCGCAAATCAAAAGGTTGTGGGACACTTTTGTTGCTTCGAACAGTGGGTACAG AAGCGGCTctccagaaagaaagaggaggacGATGAGCCTGAATGAG ATAAGCGCCACAACTGTAACCAGGCTTTATCCAGCGAGGCCAGAAGTCCAGAGAGTGACAAAAA CACCAGGCCATGGATGTGAGCTCAGCAGCGCCGGGGCACAACGGAGCAAGAGTGACGAAGGACCGCGAAACACGGTGGAGGACAGCAGAGCCAGAGAGACGAGGTTTGAGGACAGCAGTTCCACGGCCCAGGGGGACATCAGGACATCAGGAGGTTTGTAG